The following are encoded together in the Lactuca sativa cultivar Salinas chromosome 1, Lsat_Salinas_v11, whole genome shotgun sequence genome:
- the LOC111916728 gene encoding eukaryotic translation initiation factor 5A: protein MSDEEHQFESKADAGASKTYPQQAGTIRKNGYIVIKNRACKVVEVSTSKTGKHGHAKCHFVAIDIFNGKKLEDIVPSSHNCDVPHVNRTDYQLIDISEDGFVSLLTENGNTKDDLKLPTDDALLTQIKDGFGEGKDLVVTVMSAMGEEQICALKDIGPK, encoded by the exons ATGTCTGACGAAGAGCATCAGTTTGAGTCCAAGGCCGATGCCGGAGCCTCCAAGACTTACCCTCAGCAAGCCGGTACCATTCGCAAGAATGGTTATATCGTGATCAAGAATCGTGCTTGCAAG GTTGTGGAAGTTTCCACCTCCAAGACTGGCAAGCATGGTCATGCCAAGTGTCACTTTGTTGCAATCGACATTTTTAACGGGAAAAAGCTTGAAGATATTGTTCCATCATCCCATAATTGTGAT GTCCCCCATGTCAATCGCACCGATTACCAGCTAATTGATATTTCTGAAGATGGATTT GTGAGTTTGCTGACTGAAAATGGTAACACCAAAGATGACCTCAAACTCCCCACCGATGATGCTCTCCTCACTCag ATAAAGGATGGATTTGGAGAGGGGAAGGACCTGGTTGTGACTGTTATGTCAGCAATGGGAGAGGAACAGATTTGTGCTCTCAAGGACATTGGCCCCAaataa